In Terriglobus aquaticus, the genomic window GAGGTTGCCGGCGATCCACTGAACTACAACGTGCGCCCGGGCGCTGACCTGGTGATTTCGCTGGACGTGACCAGCGCCCCGGACAAGCAGACGCTGCACGCCGGTGCGCGGGCGACGGAGTTTCTGCTGGCCGGCGATCATGCCGACGAGGCGTCGCTGCCTGGCGCGACGACCAACACGCGCTGGTACTTCCTGAGTGGCGTGGACGTGGAGGAGCGTACCGCCGCGCCGGTTGTGGTCGCGTTCGGCGACAGCATTACTGACGGCCACGGTGCGACGACGGACGGCAACGACCGCTGGACCGATGACCTGTTCCGGCGCTTGCAGGCGGCTTCGCCCACGAACAGTGTCGCGGTAGTGAATGAAGGCATTGGCGGCAATTGCGTGCTGCAGGTGTGCGTTGGGCCGCCGGCGACCGAGCGCTTTCAGCGCGACGTGCTGGACGTGCCGGGAGCGAAGACGGTGATCGTGCTGGAAGGCATCAACGACCTGGGCGCGCTGAGCCGCAAGGAGCCTCAGGCCGCAGCTGTGCACGCGGCTCTAGTGCAGCAGATGGAGGCGGCGTTCACAAAATTTGTGGCCGATGCGCATGCCCACGGCATTCGCGCGCTGGGCGGCACGCTGACGCCGTGGATGGGCAGCGAGTACTACCATCCCGATGCGCAGGCCGAGGCCGATCGTATGGCGCTCAACACGTGGATTCGGACAAGCGGGACGTTCGATGGAGTGATCGATTTCGACGCAGCGGTTCGCGATCCGCAACGACCCGACCACATGCTGCCGGCGTATGACTCGGGCGATCATTTGCACCCCGGGCCGGCGGGGTATCAGAAGATGGCTGATGCGTTGAATCTGAATCTGCTGACTGGAACGGAGCCGGGGGACATTCGGCGATGAATCAGCCGACATCAACCTGGATCGAGTTCCACGATAGTCAGATCCGCTACCTTGCGGTGTCGGAGGCGGGGCTTGTGCTCTCCTTGTATGCTGTCGTGCACAGCGACCCAAACGGCAACGGTCCCTATACCGGCTGGCAGGAGCATCGCCTTTTATTCAAGGGTTTCACTTTCACCTGCTCGAAGTTAGAACACGGCGAAAAGGTTGATGTGTACCTCTCCGATGGCGCCGTGAAGGTTGATGGGAGAGATATGAATCAGTTGCTCGCCTCAAACGCAGCATTTACAGGCGCGATAGAGGTTTCGCTTTGGCCTTCGCCGAACTTTGCGCGACTTCTCATCACGGCCGGATCTCTGCGTGTTGAACCGGTCGGCCCATTAAAGTGGGAGCGTAAACCACCTCAAGATGCGCTTGCTCCTTCAGCCTCAGCTTCGAAGTGAGGCTAAGTACGATCAACGCTTAGCCGCACGCCGTGTGTGGGCCGGAGCGTGATGCTGGGGCTGATGGGGATGTTTTCGGGTGCGCCCGGTTCAGGGGTGAAGCGGAACTGGCGCGCGAGCATGGCGAGGAGGAGTGTGCCTTCCATCCAGGCGAGGCCCTCGGCGATGCACTGGCGCGAGCCGCCACCGAATGGGAAGTAAGCGTAGCGCGGGCGGCCCTGCTTGGCTCCGTCGGTGAAGCGGTCGGGGTCGAAGCGATCGGGGTCGGTCCACCAGCGCGGGTCGCGGTGCAGGGCGTATTGCGGAGCGTTGAGCGCGGCACCCTTGGGGATGGTGAAGCCGGCGATCTGGTACGGCTCGGCACACATGCGTGCGGTGACCCACACGGGTGGGTAGAGGCGCATGGTCTCCGCGAAGACCTGCGTCGCGTACTTGAGCTTGGGGTAGTCGTCAGCAGTGACGGGGCGGTCGGGGCCTAGCACGGCGAGGGCTTCGTCGCGCAGGCGCTGCTGCACGTCGGCGTGTTGCGCGAGCAGGTGCAGGGCAAAGCTGAGGGCGTTGGCGGTGGTCTCGTGCCCGGCGAGGATGATGGTGACGCACTCATCGCGAAGCTGCGTGTCGTTCATGCTGATCGCTGCGTTGGTGGCCGCGCCCTCTTCGGCGTCGGTGGCCTGCAGCAGCATGCTGAGCAGGTCTCCGCGGTCACGCGGGTCGCGGCGGCGCTCGGCGATGACGCCGTAGATGAGTTCATCCAGGTACCGCTGCCCTGCCCGCAGCCTGCGCATGGCGGGCAGCGGCGACGCCTGCACCAGCCGTGAGAATGGCACAAAGCTGAGCGGCATGAAGTACATGAAGCTGGAAACGGCCGACTCCATAGCGTGCAGGTCGTTAATCTCGTCCAGGTCGAATAGGCATTTGCCGACGATGCGCAGGGCGAGCTCGAGCATCTCGCGATGCAGGTCGAGCGTGCTGCCGTTGGACCAGCGGCGCATCTGCGCGTTGGTGTAGCTGGCGATCACGTCGGCGTAGCTTGCAATGCGGCTGCGTAGGAACGCGGGCTGCGCAAGGCGGCGCTGGCGCATGTGCAATGGCTCTTCGCTGGTCAGCAGACCGTGGCCCAGCACGTCGCGGCTGCGCTGCATGACCAGGTTGCGGTGGTGGTGCGGAGCGTCGGTGGTGAAGAAGTCCGCGATCAGGTCGGGGTGGTTCACCTGGTAGAAGTGGCGACCGGCGATGTTGTAATGCGTCAGGTCGCCAAAGTCGCGCGCGACGGACTGCATGAACTCGGCCGGGTTCTGGCGGCGCGAGGTGCCGAAGAGTTGCCGTGTGAGCAGACGCGAGAAGAGCCGCGGCCCTGCCGGGTAACGCGGATCGCGCGGGTCGGTTCGTATGTCAAGCTCGGTGCGAATGTCGGGCGCGGTGCTCACTTGGCTAGTGTGTCACTTGCGCTTTCAACACATCCAATAGCCGATGCCTGAACTTCCTGAGGTGGAAACCGTAGCGAATGGCGTGGACGCGCGAGTGCGCGGCCAGCGCATTGAGCGGGTGACGCTGGGATCGAAGCCCGAGCCGCTGAAGTCGCCTGCGCACGTGATCGAAGAGACGCTGACCGGAGCGCGGATTACGCGGGTGCATCGCGTGGGCAAGACGGTTGTGATCGATGTGCAACGGCGTGACGGAGCGGCCGCGCAGGCGACGGTACACCTGGGGATGACCGGGCGGCTGCTGGTGTCGCAGGCCGAGGTGCCGATGCCGCCGCACACGCATGCGGTGCTGCACCTGCACGACGGGCGTGAGGTGCGCTTTGTGGACCCGCGACGCTTCGGTCGCGTTGGCGTGGTGGAGTCAAGCGAGCAGTATGCCGGTCCGGGCAAAGAGCCGACGACGATTGCGCCGGAAGAGTTTGCAAAGCTGTTTCGCGGCCGCAAGACGCCGATTAAGTCGGCCCTGCTGAACCAGTCGCTGCTGCACGGGGTGGGCAACATTTATGCCGATGAGAGCCTCTTCCGCGCGGGCATTCGACCGAAGCGGCATGCAGGGCGGCTGACGCGTGCCGAACTGCACAAGCTGCACGGCGCGCTGCAGACGGTTCTGCAACACGCGATCGAACTGGGTGGGTCGTCCGTTTCGGACTACGTGGATGCCGACGGCGTGCGCGGCTTCTTCCAACTGGAGCACCGCGTGTACAGCCGAACGGGGCAGCCCTGCCGCGAGTGTGGCGAGCCCATTCAGCGCATTGTCATCGGCGGTCGATCGACGCACTTTTGCAAGAAGTGCCAGAAGTAGCGCAGCACCGACCTATCGGACGTTGACGGTCTGAGTGGGTGCGTTGGTCTGCGGCGGAGATGCAAACGGGTCGATGTTGGAACGGACCTGAACCGTCGAGGTCTCGTCCACCACATGGTAGTTCGACGGAGGCGTAAAAAGCTGCGCCGGCGGCTCGGCTGTCTTCACGTCGATGATGCTGACGATCTGCTCCCCGGTGCGTGGGTCGTCGTGCTTTTCCAGCATGATCAGGTGCAGGTCTTCGGAGTACCAGTATTCGTCCGTGATGTGGATAGGCTTTGCCGCGGGCCCGGTTCCCTGCATGGAAAGTTCGCGCGTGCGCCGCAGACCGCGAACCGACACGCCGCTCATGGTGGACGTGCCCAGGTCCTGATCGGTGGTGCCGGGAACGCTGACCAGGAATGGCTTGCGCTCGGTAACTTGGCGCGCAGAGAGCGTGACGGTGTGAACGACGTCGGTGAACGGTGTCCAGTTCTGGCTTACGCGGGTCTGCGGGTCGTAGGTGTGGATGCCGAGCAGAGGCGGCTGCTTCTGAAACGCGGCCGGGACCAGCATGCGGCGCTCGTTGTAGATCTTGCCGCTGGAGGAACGCGCGATGTGGTTGGCAGTGCGCCGCAGTTCGGTGGTGCCGTCCGGGAGGGTCCGCATGGTGCTGATGTCGACAACGGCGGTCAACGGGATGTTTGCGATGGGTGTGACAAACACGCCCGGCACGTGGGTTTGCGGGCCCGCGTATTGCGGCGGCGCAACTTCTGTGGTCATCTGTGCGGCAAGCGGCGAAGCGGCAACGGCCAGAAGAACAGCGAACCGGAACATGCGGGCACCTTTGTGCCACCGAGTGTACTTCCGCCGCTACCGGAGCACCAGAAAAAATTGGTGATTGCATGGCAAGACTCCGCACCGCGAAAAGGCTTATGGTGCCGCGGCGTTACTGCTGCGGCTTTTTCTCCTGATTCGGCTGGTAGCTTTCTTTCTGCTTGCGGGTGATGGCGTCGATGTCGTCGTCATCGTTGGGCTGCGCGGGTGCGGGATGGGCTGCGCGCTGCGGGACTGCGAAGGCCTGCTTCAATCCCTGCTCCGCCGCGGCCTGCACATCGGGCTGGATGCCGGGCATGGCAAGCGCGGCCTTGTACTCCGCGGTGGCCTTGGTGCGGTCGGGCTGGGCGAGCGCCGTGTCGTACATGCGGCCCAGGTAGACGTGGGACCAGGCGACGGTGCGCGTGTCCTTGCCGGTTGCGATGATCTTCTCGAACGTGTCGAAGGCTTCCTGCGGCTCGCGCTGCATCAGGTGGATGCGCGCCATCACGTACATGGCGGAGGTCGAGTCCGGATGCGCGGCGAGTTCTTTTTCGGCGAGATCCGCGGCGCCGACACGATCGCCCTGCTGCAGCTTCAGCTCGGCCTGGTCCATCGCGGTCAGCGGCTGTGGCTTTACCGCTTTGCCGCGCCTTGTGGTGCTGGCGCCGCTACCGCTCACGCCGACCAGTTCGGGGCTGTTCTCGTCGAAGAACGGAATCTTTTTGTCGCGCGAAGCTTCGGCGGGCACGTCCATGCCGTAGACCAACTCACCCATGCTTTCTTTCAGGCTGATGCCTTCGCGGTCCTGGGTGCTGAGCTTGTCATAGAAGTACTGCGTGAGCACCCAGCCGGAACGCATGTCGCGGATAACCTGCTGGCGGCGCACCACTTCCGCGCGGCGCTCGTAATCCTGCAGCGCGATGTTGTAGCCGGTGGGGTCGAAGCGCTCTTTGCCGTTCGCCTTGCGCGACGGCTTCTCGATGCCGGTGTCCATGGTGCGCGCTTCAATCGCCTTGATGAGGCACTCGGTCAGGAACGCGTTGACGTCGTTCTTGTAGAGGAAGTCGATGGGCGCGTCCTGCACCGTTTTCAGGATCGGCAGCAGACGCGCGGTGGAGGAGGCGCGCGCGTAGATGATCGGGTCGATCTCGTAAAGCAGGTAGATGTGGCGGAGCTCTTCCAAGTGGAGGCCGGCCTTGCGCATGGCTTCGGTCTTGGCGTCGGCCTGCGGACGCGTGGCGCTGAGAACGACGAAGTAGTCGGTGCCGTAGATGCGCGCGTTAGCGGCCTCGGGGCTCAGCATGGGCTCCAGCAGAACGAGGAACCGGCGGCCGTCGTAGACCGTTGCGGGCTGGTGCAGGTAGGCGTTGGTCTCCAGCAGCATGCGCGTGACGGTATCGTGCACCTGGAGCACGGCCTGTTCGTAGTCCGCACGGTGCTGCACAAAGATGGCGTGCAGGTGAATGGTGCTGGCCCAGGTGCGCAACAGCGGCAGAACGTTGACTACGTTCAGCGCGTCGGGCGGCATCTCGTTTTCCGGGAAGCTCAACTGCAGGTCGGGCGAGAGGAACAGTGCCAGCGAGACGAACTGCGCCAGGTTCTGCGAGCCCGGAAGCTGGTGCGACTGGATGTAGCCGCAGAGTGCGCGCTGCGCGGGCAGGCCTCCGTCCACGTTTGCGGTCTGATCCGCAATCTCGCGGCGAACCGCAGACCGCACGGGCAGGCTCTCGGCGAGGCCCGCATCGTAGCCGCAGGTGTTCAGAGCGGCGGCTACGGTAAACATCTGCTCGCTCGTCTCCAGCGTCACGGCGGAGCCGGCGGCTTCTACGCCGCGGCGCTGTACGGGGGCCGTCTGGGCCGCGGCCTCGGCGTTTGAAGAGCTCGAGTTTTGCGCAACCAGGGGCGCCGCCGCAAACAGGACCAGCGAGACAGCGGAGAGGATTCGGTGCGGGGAAAGCTTCACGAGAGTTGGACGCCTCAGCAACAGATTCGAACCGAAGCTGAGTCTATGCACCCGGTCCCGGGTCCGCAAGCTTGCCGTCCGTAGGCTGACGCGTACATCCGCGGTTGGCACGCGATCCCGTCCGTCGTGCTTTTCGCGTCAGGCTGTGAACGAAAAGCCGTTAGCTGCGGGTGTTGAAGGTTACCCGTGCACTTCCACGTCGGCGAACGTGAGGACCACCGTGCCACGAACAGGCTCGCCGAAGAAGCTGGCGGGCTTGAAGACACTGTTCAGCATCCGTTCCTGCAAGGAGGCCGAAGTCGCCGGCGTGAGCGTGCCGCTGAGAACGCGGTACTGGTACACGCGGCCTTCGCTGTCCACACGGGCTTCCACCGTCAGGGGAGCCTGGTCGGCGGAAGTGACGTCGCGGGTCACGGGAGCCGCTGAGTACAGGTAGTGCGGTGCGGAGAAACCGACCAGCGGAACATCGTTGGCCTGGACCGCCTGCTGCGGCGTAACCGCACCCAACATTACCCCGAGGCCGAGCACAGTGAAAAGAGCGCCGGCCACTACGGCACTAGGCATGGCAAAGGGACGCAGAGTGTTTTCGCGGAACAGGTGTGCCTGGTGCTGGATGCGCCCCCACCAGCGGCGGTCTGCGCGCACCCGCTCATGCGAGATGGCTAAACGGAGCCGCAGTTGCAGGTCATCCGGCACGGCAACGGGCTGCTGCACCGCGCGCAATGCGTCATCGGTCATCACGCGCTCGCGGTGCGTCTCGTCGAGCCAGATGGACACGACCGGTTCGGCAGGGCGCTTTCCAAAGAGGTGGGCAAACAGTTTCATCGACTCGTCCTCTTCGATGTTGCAGCGGGAACTGCGGATTCGGAACGAGGAACCTTGCGCGGAACCGTTCCAGTTCCGGAACGGTGACCGGCGACGGCACCCCACTCCGGCAGGCGCTGGCTGAGCAGGGTGCGGAGAGACGCGCGGCCACGCAAAAGGCGGCTCTTCACCGTACCCATGTTGATCTGAAGGATGGCTGCGATTTCGTCGTAGGCCATGCCTTCGATCTCGCGAAGGATGACTACTGTGCGAAAGCTTTCCGGCACTTCGCGCAGGGCGCCCTCGACCACGGCGCGGAGTTCGGAACGGCGTGCCGCATCGAAGGGGCTTTCGCGGGTGTCGGCGAGGCTTTCGCGCAGCGGGAACCAGCCGTCCTCCGACGCGTCGGTGGTGTCGCTGTCGATCGTCACTTCCTGCCGCTTGTGGCGGGACCACCAGCGCTTGCTGTTGCTGCTCTCGTGCAACGCGATGCGGTACATCCAGGTGCGCAGGCTGCAATCGCCATGGAAATTGCGGATGGAGCGGAAGACCTTGATGAAGACGTCCTGGGTGATGTCGGGAGCGTCGGCCGGGTTTGGAAGAGAACGCGCGATCAGCGAATAGAGCGGAGCACTGTACTGTGCGATCAGTTGCGCAAAGGCTTCCTCGGAACCAGCCTGCAGAGCGGCGACAAGGGCCGCTTCCTCCGGGTGGCGCGACTCCGCCGCACCTGCGTAGGTGTCGAGCGGATCGGCGGAATGTACCAGGGCGCTCTGCAGCGGGTTCACGATTACAGCTCCCACAGTGCTGCTCCTTTCACACTACGGCTCTCAACGCACAACCGGCAAACTGGCGCGGACGGCTGACGCCGATTCGCTCCTGGATTTGTGTCCACCGCCGGCGGTGCAGAGTGCTCTCGCTCACTCTGACTGCATAGACACCGGGTAGTGCCCGGTTTGTTCCCGGAACTCACACGTCACCAACGGTGCACAAAAGTGGGATGCCGCTGGCGCCAAAGTCGCTCCTTTTGAGCGCAACCCGGAGCCCTGTTCCGGGTTCAGAGAGGTGTGCGGTGAGGCCTCTGGCAGGCACGCACCGACGGGCTGCGATGGACAGCCACTGACATCAAGAGTAGGAGTGAACACATGATGCGGAAGACACTTGCACTGACAGCGCTCGCAGGGACGCTGGCGGCCTTTGCCCCGAATCTCGCCTCGGCCCAGGTTTACGTCCGGGTGGGCCCGCCGGCGCCGGTGTATGAGCGCCGTGGACCGGTTCCGGGACCGGGATACGTGTGGCACGGCGGCTATCACCGCTGGGATGGGGGTCGTTACGTGTGGGTTCCGGGCAGCTATGTGGTTGCGCCCAGGCCACGCGCCTATTGGGTTCCCGGCGCCTGGGTTCGGACGCCGCGCGGATGGTACTGGCGCGAAGGCTACTGGCGCTAGAGCGGCCTGAGCTGGACGAAACTGGATCGCCGGTTTGACGAGATACGCCAAACCGGCGAGAATCAGACGAGACGTGGGCCTGTGGCGCAGCTGGGAGCGCGCTTCCATGGCATGGAAGAGGTCATCGGTTCGATCCCGATCAGGTCCACCAACTCCCTCCCTTGTACAAGTTCATTCGGACTGGCCTCGGCACTTTACCGGGCTGGTTTTGCTGTTTGCCGTCGAACATCAGGCACTCATGAAGCAGCGATCGACGCGAACTCGTGCCGGCGGACCTGACCTGCACATACCCGACCAGATCGTGCGTGAGCGCGGCAAGCGGTTGCTGCAGCGCGACGCCCTGCGACCCAACGAGCAGCGCGACCACGCCTTCCGGCTCATGATCCTGTCCATCCCCTCGGGCCGCGTGAGCACCTATGGCGCGGTTGCGGCAGCCGCCGGGTACCCGCGCTATCACCGTGCGGTCGCAAAGCTTCTGCGCTCGGAACCGGCCGATCACCTGCCGTGGCACCGTGTACTGGGAGCCGGCGGAGAGATCAAGCTGCACGATGCGGCAGCCGAAGAACAGCGGGCCCGCCTGGAACTGGAAGGCGTGGTCTTTCGCGGCAAACGAGTGGACATGGAACGCTACGAACACCGTCTGCAACCGTGGCAGGTCTACGATTAGCAGCCGCTCTGCATCTGTTGCCAGAGTGGGTGACGTTTCACGGCAGCTTCGAGCGTTCAACTGGGGTTCTTCTGAGCCGATGCATTCCCTGCTCTGCCTGCCGGCGGTGGCGCTGCCGCTGCTGATCGGAGTTCCGCTGGGCTATCCCGGCACGGCGGTGCTGATGGCAGGCGGAGCCCAGACCGTGGGCTTCGGGTCGTTCCAGCAGCCGCTCTACACCCGCTCTGGTCCCATGGCGATTGCTACGGTGGGCATTGCCATCTCCGCCATGGTTGGAGCGCTTTGCCGGGACAGCACGCCGGCGCTGCTGGCTGCGGTGCTGGTGTGGAGCGTGGTCTATGGCCTGAGCAACGGCATTAGTAGCGCCATGGCGTGGGTCGGCCAGCAGTGCTGCGTATTCCTGATCGTGTCATCCGCAGCGGCCAGCACACCGGGAACGACACACGACCTGGTAAAAAGCGCGATGCTGCGCGGACTGGGTGTGCTGGCCGGTGGCGCTCTGCAGACCGTCTGCATCTTTGTGGGCCAGCGGGTGTGGCCACAGGCGCGGACGCACTTTACCAAGCTCGACTTCGATCCGAAACGACTGCAGGTGCCGTTCCTGCGCGAGCAGCTCAACCCACATTCCGGCACATTCGTGTTTACGTTGCGGGTCACGCTGACCTCGCTGCTGGCTACCGTGGTGTACCGCCACCTAAACTTTCCCAACGCCTACTGGATCGGCATGACAGCCGTGCTGGTTCCAAAGCCGGAGTGGACGCTGACCGCGGCGCGCTCGGTGCTGCGGACCGCCGGTACCCTGCTGGGCGCGCTGATCAGCACGCTGCTGGTCGTCAGCGCGCACCCGCATGGCTTGGCACTCACCGCGCTGGTGATCGTGTTCCTGTTCCTTAGCTACTTGTGGACCAACGTGAACTACGGCGCGTTCTCTGTGGTGCTCACGGGGTATATCTGCTTTCTGCTGGCGATCGTCCGGCAGCCAGCGCACAGCGTGCTGGAACACCGCATGGGAGCGACGGCCGCGGGTTGCGGCATCGCCGTGGGCGTTCACCTGGTCGTGCTGGGGCTGCGGAAGGCCGGGCACTTCACCGTGGATCGGGTCCACACCTTGGAGGAGCGCTTCGGCTGGCGCTCCGTTCCGGCCGAAGAAAGCATGCACTAGCCCGAGCGGGACTACATGCCGCCGGAGCCAATGTCCGGGCTCTTGTTTTCCTTGCTGAGGTAAAAGCCGATGGCTTCGTCGAGCCGGCCCTGTGACTCCAGGATGAAGTCGATCACGTCGCGACCGGCGCCAAGACCGCCGGCATGCGGCGTGACCCAGTGCGCCTCGCGCTTCACCTGCTCGCGTGCGTTCCACGTTGCCACGGCAAAGCCGACCTGGCGCATGGGCGGGAGGTCGATGATGTCGTCACCGACGTACGCCATCTCCTCGAGCCCGACGGCTTCGCTCGTCGCGATCTTTGCCAGCGCTTCGGTCTTGAAGTGCGCCCCCTGGTAGAGGTGGTCGACCTTCAGGTCGCGCATGCGTACTGCGACCGTGTCCGACTGCCGCTTGGTGATGATGCCAACCTTCAAACCGGCCGCGCGCGCAATGGCGATACCGAGGCCGTCGTGTGCGGTGAAGCCCTTCACCTCAACCGCAGTCGGTTCCCCGTTGCTGTCCTTACCGGTGGGTACGAAGAAGAGGCGACCGTCCGTCAGCACTCCGTCCACATCGAACACGATCACCTTCACGCGCCGGGCGCGCTCTGCCGCTGACATCTCGTTTGCATCGCTCATAGTGCCTATTTTCGCAGGGCGGTCACCCGGCGCAATTTGGCGAATTGCCGGGGAGAAAACCGGTAGGAAGTGGTGGCATCGCACTAGATGTCGATCTGCTGCACGCCCCGCCCCGGAGTGGCTGGAGCGCAGGAGACGCGCTTGAAAGGAATCCCCGATGAAGATCTTTTCCGCAAACCTCCAAACGCTGCAGGAGCTGTACAACAACGAGCTTCGCAAGGCTCTCGACCTGGAAGAGCAGATTGTGAAGGCTTTGCCGACCATGATCGAGAAGTCCAGCGATACGCAGTTGAAGCAGGCCTTTCAGTCGCACCTGCAGGAGAGCGAACTGCACGTGGACAAGGTGAAACAGTTGCTGAGCCAGCAGGAAGACTCGGACAGCCAGACCTGCAAGGTGATTCACGCGCTAGTCACCGAAGCGCAGGACACCATCAAGGATGTGAACGATCCTGACGTGCTGGATGTGGCGTTGATTGGTGCCGGCCAGCAGGTGGAGCATCATGAGATCGCTGTGTACGGCACCCTGAAGAACTGGGCAGCCCTGCTGGGCCGCACGCAGGACGCGCAGGTGCTGGAGAGCATTCTGAACGACGAAAAGCACGCGGATAAGCTGCTGTCGCAGGTGGCGGACCGTGTGAACAGCGACGCCGCGGCTGTGGCAGCGTAACCTTTCGATTTCGATGTAGCAGCAAGGCCCGGCTTTGCCGGGCCTTTGTTGTTTGCACCAGCGCTGCTGCACTCTGCGCCACCACGGCACCAGGGCGAATACCCGGCGAAGCTGCGCGGTAGAATGCCCTATGGCTTCCCTCGCCATGGCGTCCCCGGAATCCCTGGCCTTTGAGCACCCCGCGCTGGCCTGGGCGCACCCGGTTGTGCGCGAATGGTTCCTCCAGCGGTTCGGATCGCCAACCGAGCCGCAGATCGAAGGCTGGCCCGCCATTGTCCGTGGTGATGCGACTCTGATCTCTGCGCCGACCGGCTCCGGCAAGACGCTGACGGCGTTTCTGGTCGCGATCAACGAACTGTTTGTCGAAGCCGTTGAGGGACGGCTACCCGCGACCACGCAGATCGTCTACGTCTCGCCCCTGAAGGCGTTGTCCAATGACGTGCAAAAGAATCTGGATGAGCCGCTGAAAGAGATCCTGGCGCTGGCGCTGGAACGCGGCTACCTCCTGCCGCAGATCCGCACCGGCGTGCGCACCGGCGACACCTTGCCGAAGGAACGCCTGGCGATGCTGAAGGCGCCACCGCACATCCTGGTGACCACGCCGGAGTCGCTGTACCTGCTGCTGACCAGTGCCAAGGCTCGCGAGAATTTGCGCTGCGTGCGAACGGTGATCGTCGACGAGATTCACGCCATGGCCGATGACAAGCGCGGCGCGCACCTGGCGCTGACACTCGAGCGGCTGGACGCGATCGTGACCGGCGAGAACCGTCTGAGCCCCGGCAGC contains:
- a CDS encoding YciE/YciF ferroxidase family protein, producing MKIFSANLQTLQELYNNELRKALDLEEQIVKALPTMIEKSSDTQLKQAFQSHLQESELHVDKVKQLLSQQEDSDSQTCKVIHALVTEAQDTIKDVNDPDVLDVALIGAGQQVEHHEIAVYGTLKNWAALLGRTQDAQVLESILNDEKHADKLLSQVADRVNSDAAAVAA